GTTTGTGTCCAGCATCTGTATCTCAGCTGTTCCTGTGtacttaataaataaataaataaattgtatcTTGTTAAAAGTATAGAAATTATGATTTATTGATGATTTCCACATAACATACTACATTTATGGCAGcatgctgaggatgaattgagccTCACAGCCTGAAGAAAGAAGCTGTTCTTCCACTAAAACAAAGTCTATTTTGTTTCTTGCATTTGCTTTAATTTCTAGGAATCATCTTTATAATGCCCCATAAGGATCTGAATATTAACTATATGACTGTTTACCTCTTCTCGTGTGAAGTAAAGTGACACAGTTTCATGACATGTTGTTCATTCATGTGCTGGTGGAAACATCCAATATCTTGAAATTTCGAAGTTGACAGTGTTCTCTCTAACAACTATCCTCGAAATAGACAGTGACTGTTCATGTGCTTTTTAACAACTGACTCGTGACTCAGATAATGTTGTAACACACTGTGACTTTATTATCTGCTACAAGCTAAATTTGCAAAACCGATTTTTATCTGCATCGGCCTGCAAGACATTTTCCACAGATGTTATCCATCTGTTAGTCGTAAGTCGGTTGTTGGGGCAACAAACATGTCCGCACTCTTGTGCAGGCATAATTTTCACTGTTGGAGGCTTCAGTCTGTCGTGGAAGATAAATAACATAAAGGTGAATAACTTCTAAATGGACTCACGTAACATTTCCAAATCTGTACAGAAAgccgaacacaaacacacatcagataacAAAGGTGGTTCGGTCCAATGAGGGGCAACACAGCCACGTTCACTGGGCCCACATGGAGCAATGAACTACAGGCTACAGGTGGTCCAGATCTGGCAGCCATGCCTCATGTGGGTGCCCATGGAATAGGCCTGGATGCAGCCAGCTGGATCCGTCTGTCTGGCCCAGAACCCAGGACCATGTCATGGTCATCTGTGACCCGGTCTCAGCCCGACCAACTTCACTACTTGTGATACCTTCTGCACTTTGCATAAgtcattcagtttgttcactTTAAATCGTACATTTCTGAAAGATAAAAATTTGTTTCACaacttttgaaaataactttcattataaaatatatcaagaaagtgttttattttacattatacaTGGAGCATGCAGCATGAGGCCCGTCTGTCATATTAATTTACAGCCCAATCAGTTTCCGCTGACAGGAAACGACAATCAAGCAGTGAACAAGGAAGTGAACGATACGATGTAGAGAAACTCAGATGTAGACGACCTCGGGCCGAGCTGAAAGCTTCCTATTTTGAAGTTCCACGATGCCGACTCGCCTGCTTTTACTTCTCTGTCTGACTGGACTTGTGTTTGCCAAGAAACCACCAGGTACGAACATTTAAACCtaacaaatctttttttattattagagGCAAACTACGACATCAGTGATAACCGTCTTTGACCTATTTATATTTGTCTGAGCAATTATTCAATTTGCTAAAGGGCTTTTTGCTGATCTAATCATATTGTTTTACATTTGGTTATCATGAGGTGAATCTGCCTTTCTTGTCTTCTTGTATAAGTAATAATCTATAATAAACAGAAATCGTTATTATCACCATGATCATGATTTTGACAACTTACCTAAGAATAAAACCCAATTGAGAAAGAAGACGTGGACGGCACATGCGTCTTTAAATATGATTAAGTCATAATATTGTATATAATTAATGTATTGTGATTGAATAAATGTGACTGACTAAATAATAGAAtagaaattaaataataaattgaattaaactGTCGGTTTGAggcatttttttgtaaattccCCATGACGTCAAAAGCGAGGCCATTTCCTagttttctgtgtgtgagtggacGGCTATTACTGTagtctacgtgtgtgtgtgtgtgtgtgtgtgtgtgtgtgtgtgtgtgtgtgtgtttcactctgatggttttaattcagttttcttcatGAAGCTGTTGGTCCCGtccctctcttgtctctgacagATGTAGACTGTTACGTGGTGCATATGGAATATGTTCACTGTTCCTGGAACAAGCAGGGGACTCCAGAAGTCAACTACACCTTCCACGGCTGGTTTGtaataacacaaaacactttTTGTAAAGACATCTGAACTAATCAAACTGCTGAGAGAAACATTTTGGACTTCTGTGAAAGATAAAAGTCAAAATCCGTCACTTTTACTTTCACCCTCAAACTTAACTTAAAGCTGTAATGGCATTTCTTTTGAACTAAAATGCtcttttgcttgtttgtgaTTAATACCTGGTGTACCTGTTGTACCTGGTGCACCTGTAGTACCTGGTGCAGCAGCAACAGGGACAAGCACCAACATGCCAACAGTACCGGTCAGGGTCTAATGTTAATACATGTTTTGTGTTCTTCTATGCATCAAAACTTCACACATACTGTTTCATGCAGTGGAATTGTGTGACTTGTCTGAtgaatcctgagctccatcagagctgtctaaaaaatatatatcccAACAGTTCAACATAGCAGTTTAATTCTGTTTCCTTTGGAGAGTTTAATCTGTCCTGTCcagcttttagttttgctgcTTAAATATGCCATGTtatttgctgcagtgaaattactgcatgcatggaaatgttttaaatgacttAAGTCAGAGTGTGCCTCCATTGTGATCTTGCCTATTTAGCTAGCAGGAAAAATACTGCACCggtttttgttgttctgtggCGCAACTGCTTTCCACTGTCTGTAGTGATAGCATTGCGGACCAACACACCTGAGGTAAGCGCAAGTACCTTTGCTATTTACACAATGTGTCAACTAGCAGAGACACTTGTGCTGCACTGTGCACCAGTTTGGGCCTGACTTGTCATATTGTAATATGTTTAATTCATCCTGTCCCCAGGCTAGTGTCATATGTGACCTTTTCTGTGTCaattcaacaacaacaattccAAAATATTCCCGTTGCAGATGACTGAATGATCACTACCACATTTTTAGCTGCATATTTTGCCCTGTGTATGAACGACTGAATATAATTTCTATACAGGTTTGGATCTGCCCCCTGGCGTGAGTGCACCACGTATCTGTCAGAGAACGGTACAATCACTGGATGTAACCATCTCTATCAGAACATAAACGACAGGTTCGGTTCATTTTACACCATACTGAAAAATGGCAGCGACGAATCCAAGATGAAGCATGAGCTTAGATACAAAGGTAAGCTCATCTGCTGGGGGGGCAACATAATATTTAGGTTTTATTTAAAAGAGTAAACTAATTAATGAAGGAGAGGCAGTTTTTGTTTATACCTAACAGTGCAGCATAACTGTAActtgaaaaaacaatgttagCATGTGGCATCACCTTGTCATCACATCACATATTCTCTATCACTGAATGTTCTGTTTTGTCTCCAGTCAAGTTATATCCACCAACCAACCTGACTGTCAAGCTTGGATCCGACAGTAACCTGTGGTTCTACTGGAACCAGAGTCATTCAGGCTGTGTGGAGAGTGAAGTACGCTACAGGATCAATAACAAGACCTGGAATGTAGGCGACAAAAAGTTTTTATTCAGTATTTAATAGTTGTTTCTTGTTCATGTTTCCTCAACTTATCTCCTTTCTTGAATCTATTTTAGTCAGATCCTGTCAGTACTGGGATTCAGTACTACTGCATCAACTTGCCCTCCGACAGCTCACTTTATGAGGTTCAGGTCCGGAGCAAATTTGGGAGAGACTGTGCAGAATCTCAGATCTGGAGCGAGTGGAGTCAGCCTGTTGCCTGGGGAGCCAACAACAGCACAGGTAAAAGTGCAAAATTGTATTCTGTAAATAAAGCTTATGTACAATAACTTGTAGTTTGTACCTACAGAATGAAGTTAACACTGACTTCTGCTGGCAACCAATAGAAACGTCATCATTACCGAGTTATTGTGAGCTAGAATGCTTTACGGGACTAAACTTTGACCAGATGTGTCTCGTGAGTTATTTCCTAAAGGCTACTTTCTTCAAAATGGCTCTGTGaaaactagggctgcacaaaaaatcgttaaaaaatcgcgatctcgattcacacatacacgtgatctcatatctacacacagcgattttgaagcattttatatctcgagctgaatcacaaacaaatgcttctcttttcctcccggattttttgaagcgcccccaaacgcagcactgccgctgcctccgccctcaacctgtggtaaagcgtctttacaacacgtgattcagtggcggaagcccacTTGCAGTtaagtgtttggaaggagtgagtgaggagccgtttttagacagggcagcaagccgccaatcttcacagtccttttggcggctaggtccgcggttttagacagagggcggcaaattgagagTCTGTTTTGATTTCCCCTCGGAGGGtccacttatttccgcctcgcctgctagatgagcaactggacagccgctgagatcagaagatgctagcgtctcctggatctctagctgtatggttgtattagcttgttgttgtagccacaagctaggaacggtcgccactttcaaattaaaagccccccgctaagaacccagctctaaactccaatggggtgtaatgtaaagctcttattttgaagacaaattcgttgtcaactgctcacagcccaacgtcgggcttcacgtcacgtcacatgtttacctctacctctgaggcggcttttggaagaggaagaaaattatgcctccgttttagaaagctgatcacagcagctatcacatatcacctagcttaagatacggccccaataaacactgtacaacatgaggtataaaaggatgccctctcatcttgggagacttaatttttttttatttttaatttgggtaaaaataatttctcatccaatgatagaacttgaaatgaacaaaaaaacattgctttggcagaggcatagtagtatctgccatactatcatgtttttgttgttgttttgttcaagttcaataaacattttgtgaaaaaaatctcaattctaagcaaaaaaatcgtgattcacattttttccagaatcgtgcagccctagtgaaAACGGATGTAAGCGGTTTTAAATTTGTTATGGCTATTGCAAAAAGATGATGATCCAAACGCAGATACGATGAGTAGCATTGTTGAGAAACAAAGAGCGAGCTTTAATAATGTGAAATGTCATCCAAATATTAAAATCCAGACCACAAAAGGGGCAGGCAGCAACACTGACACAACAAGATGGGAAAAATCCAAAAGactaaagaaaatataaaaactaaataaagtaCAAACCAGGATGAAAGTCGGAGGCAGAGAACATGAAGAGCAAACAAACAGAGTtaaggcaaaaaataaaaaataaacaggatCAGAGAACAGAGAACACAGGACTGATGCAGGGAAACAGACAAACTCACAAAGATTACGGGGGAAACACAGTCTTTGATACAAAGGAACttatttagaaataaaacacaggcgCACAAAGAAAAAGGGCAAGAAAAAGACTAAGAGGGGAAGTGGAAAGTTACAACAACACGTGACACATAGGAATGaattctacaaaataaaacaggaaacatctaaATCATGACGGAATTGGCATACTGTTGGAAGAGATACACACTGTTGTATGTTTCGTCCCAAATACAATACATGTCGTCTTCTTAAagcataaatcaaacaatgtgaCAGTTTgcaaaacagaacaacagtaaaaagaacaattaaaaaaacaaacatttaatgcCACTAACCTCATTGTAAATTTCTGTGAATGTATGCTTCATTTTGAATGTGATGCCAGCAacaacaactctctctctcacctgacagacaaatcaaaaccaaaggaCAGCTCGATGTCTGCGTGGACCCCGGTGATGTACGTGCTGGGCGCTCTCACCCTCATCCTAATGGTCATGATGCTGCTGCACTATGAAAGGTGAGTTGGCACAAACGTCATGTGTAATTCATTAGTACAGGCATTTTATGAGAAAAAAGGGGCAAACCTCACACAAATTGCAACAGAATATCTAACAAATGTTTATTACTCATAAAAGTCTCCTCTATAACATATAAAAAGTCCTAAGAAATCCAAGTGGTGGAAAATACTTTTCAAAGGTGTTTATTAACGATACCCTGGAACCACTTTTTTGCTTCAGAAAATGatattttaaagcaacatcactatatactgtatacttgTATACAAGGCAACATACATTTGCACTAATCCATATAAATGTTTGattaatttattgattgatcaacttcaatttaaaacaaaattatctTAATATCACTCAACATGGCACTTTTATATTAATTTCAAAATACTTCAAAATTGGCACAACATAAATGTTGCCACTGATGAACATAAACTTAAACATGTTAACTTGAGCTTGAACTTCAACATTGCTGGTCATCATCAGTCTAAGTTGTCTGGCTCAtctccatcatcttcatcatcatcacatgcaGCCTGAGATGAATTTGCACACCCTGATCCTTTACAGTGGCCACATGCAACAGAGCAGTCAATGTCATGCTTCTTGCATGTGCATCTCAGGCTGCTGCAGTCTGTCTTACAGGTGCATCTGATGGCCCGTAGGAGTTCCTGTGGAGCTGGTGGTAAATCAGTTTGGACAGGGACAAGCTCCCCATTACTCTCTTTCCATCCCCATTCTTGTGGCAGGAGTTCATCTACGGTGCCCTTCCACTGCTGCACCTGGTAGTACACACGAAGACTGTGGTACTTTGCTGCTGCAGACGTAGGTGGCAAACTCTGTGGCTGTACATGAGAAGTGCTAGTAGCCACCTTCTCACAAAAGCGGTTGTGTCGTAGTGAGTCGAGTCCCTCCCCAGGCTTCCCATTGTACAGGCACAGCAAAGCACCCTCTCCTGCTGACACAACATCTGTAGTGGAAGCTGACTGTGTGTTGAATACTGTAGCATGGCCACGAAAGTCAGCGCTGGTTGTGAATTTCTTGAGGGGAGCTCCTTTCCCAATGCCATAAAGGCGGGAGGTAGTGTCACATCCGGCTATTGCATGGATGAAGAGGATGTGAGTGCACACACAGGGACCCAGCTGCTGCTTGACAGCCTTGATATTCCAGACACGTGGCTTCTTCGTGCTCTTCTTCATCTCAGGTTTGAAGAAGAGGTCATGTGACTTGAGGTTGGTGTGGTAGATGAGGAGAACGAGCAGATCTGTATCATCGCCAATGAGTACAGTGTTTGTTGTGGTGGCAGACTCCACTGCTTTTTGCACTATGAGGAGATCAGCATCACCTGGGGCATGGTACGTCTGACAGTTCTTCTTCTGTAGGTGACCACTGAGCATGTTGATGAACTGCTGCTTGTTTGTGCGGTTTGCAAGGAACTCATCTTTAGTCATTGTAACAGGCATGTCCTCATCCATGCTTATGGTTGCTCCAGTTCTCCCACCTGCTCGTCTACTGTGTGTCATGTCTTTGGTGGATGTGCCTTGATAACCGTCGAAGACGACAATTGCCTCTCCAAACTTCCTTATGACATATTCAGTGTACAGCTTGCAGATGTCTTTATATGTGGATCCACGTGTCCACGGGATGCGCTGAACAAGTGCTCCACCATCCAGCACATACTGAACATGGCCTATGACTCCTGAAAGGTCAGGTGTGTGGAGCGCCCAGATGGCATCTGCTAGCACTGGCTTCTGTGGCTGCCGAAGCAGCAGGAAGGTGTCAAACAGTGCTGGAGGATAACTACACAGCTCATACTTGAATACTGATGCTAGGTCTTGTGAAGCTTTTGCAGCTATTGTTAGTCGCTGGAAAAGTAGTTGGGGATCCACCTGCACTGCTTCACCATCAATCTTCACTGAGGATTTCGTACTCATGGTGATTGCCTGATCCCTCTTCTTGAATGTGTACTCAGCAGTAGTCTGTCCATCCATGCTGGCCAAGATGGTCTTTCCTATGGCCTTTGCCTTATCAACATTCACAGAAGGGTGTGCATGGACCCCAGTGGAGACACTGCGCAAGCTTGGATCTGAGCAGAAGGGGTGTCTTTCTTGGAGATAGTTCAGAACTGTGAGCGTGTCCTTCTTGTCACGTGCTTGTCTTGCATCTGTCATGTCCTTGTTCTGCTCGCCAGTGTTGTGGTTCACCCCTGTCAGCTCTTGCATGGCATTGTTGACTTCAGCGCAAGCTGGCATGGAGAGCAGCCATGTCAATCGTTGCAGCTCCATCATCCCTCGCCCTCTCGTGAGACCACCACTGGTTTTCATACTTCTCATCAGCACCTGCTCAATGATGAGATCTACGGACAGGCCAGCCCATAGGCGATCACTTCGTCTGACCACATGGAATCCCTCTCCAAATCTCTGGTAGACATCTGGATGTTCCACCTGGAGCTTGCACATCCGCTGCACATAGATCCGAGCTGATTTTGTGTAAAGATTGTGCCCAGATGCTGCCATGAAAGGAAGCATTTCTGATATTGCCTCAAGGTGCAGTGCCCAATTCCCAGTACGTTCAGCTCTCAGAAACTTGCGAAGTATGTCTACCATATCCATGTACTGCAACCAGAGGGCAGCAGTCCTGCTAGATGATTTCAAGGATTCAGTTTTGCTTTTGAGTAGTTCCTTTATTCTGAGCATCACATCTGCATTACAAGCCTTCTCTGCAGACACTGATCCCTCCATCAACTGTGCATAGAGGACAGCAACTTCATCCAGATCAGAGTTTCCCGTTCCATCTCCAGCTGGGGTATCTTCCTCTGATGACATCTGTGCATCACAATCTTCTGTATCTCCTGACAGTTTAGGGGGAGCCAATTTTTTTGGTGCTCCTGGCTGCTGAAAGGGAGCCACACCAAGTGCATCAGACAGAATCAGGCCATTGAGGACGCCATCAATAAGGAGGTGTGCACGCACAGCCCGTGCTATCGCCTTCCCGGTCATCATGTACACCACAGCATTGGCTGCATAGACAAGCTCCATCACTTCCTGCAACCCAGTATCAGCCATGAGATGCCCAATGGACCCCACAAAACTCATCTCAGTGTGGAAGCCCCCAAGTCGCAGGACTATGTTACTCAAGTCACTTCCTTCTGGCTCAGATTCGATGATCAGCAGGGCCTTCCACCAGAGGGGTTGATCAAAAGTGATGATGGGGATGGCATCGTGGCGGCGGGCATGCTCACATAGAAACTTGAGTGTGGAGTAGATGCATGTGGCATCACTGGGGCTCATGTCAATCATTGGAAGAAAGACAAAGGATGATTTCCCTGGGTGATTGCCATGCTGTACAAACTGCATCATTCCAGACCATGCTGGCCTTGGTGAGGCAAACAGGATAGATGTCTTCCATATAAGGTCAAGGTCTGCTGTTGGGTTCTGTGCTGTCATGGTGACAAGCTTCTGGTATGTCACTGCAGTTGTTGCATGACTTTCTTCCCTGTGGAACAGGATTGGAACTCTCCCCATCCTGGACATGTCACTTGGGGTGACCTTGGCTCTGAGGATTGGATTACTGGTCTTGGTAGCTGGTGTTATGGCAGCAATCATCCCCATGCCATGGAAGGTGTTGTTGCCATCCAAGGTTCTAATGTTGTGGTCAACATTGTCTGCAGCATATTGGATAAACCCACCAGAGAAGCCAGGAATATCAGTTCCATGCGACATCACAGCATTACTCAGAAATCTTTGCACCTCCTGGTACGAGCAGCAGAATCCAAGCTGGTGAAGAGTATCGATTAGGAAGCGAGATGCAAAATGGTGGTGGAGCTGGACACCAAGCCCAATCTGCAGTGGCGCCAGAATAACTCTTGGTCTGGTTGCCTGCATGATTGTCTGTCCGATGGAGGCAGTTTTCATGCCAATATTTTTGCCCACAAGCAACCCTTTCAGTAGAACCCTGAGGCTTTCTGGAAGAAAGTTCTTGGCATCCTCTTCAGACTTAAGTGAGTCACAGTCAGGATATACATCATGGGATGTTTCAACCAATTTGATGTCATCTTTGATAAGTTTGGCAGCAGTTTCAATTATCCTCATCTTCTCTGCTTCTGGATCAGCTTCCCTGTTAGAATAAAAGTCCTGAAGGATTGCTTTGGCTGTGCTCCTGAAGGTAACCACATTTGGCTTCCCATTAATGTTGGTTTCAATTATTCTGTCACCGAAATGTTCCTTAAGTTTTGACTTCATGTGTGTGTAGCCATATGCTTCATGTTCTGAGCCTTGGAGATTGTCCTCCATCCGTCTAACAAGGTCATTGATTGTGATctgttcatcatcattttcttcaAGGAAGTTCACAACTTCTAGAAAGGCTTtaagtctttctttttcttgtggTCTACCCAGTTTTGGTTTTTTGGCCCCTGTTTCGCTGGTCTGATGATCTGCTGGCATTTGCTTCTTGGTATGGAAATTAATGCTGCACACTTGGTGATAGACTGCATCTGCAGCATGCAAGTCATGCACATGCAGCACACGAGCTTTCACTGTGGCTGCCCAGGCATCTCCTCTCTCATCACAAGATATCAAGACTGTGTCCTTGAACTCAACCGTTCTCACTGGGAATACAGGCATATCAGAACTTTTCCTCTTGGTCCCAACATTAACTGACCTCCCACAGAACAGTCTCTGTCATAAAGGAACTCCATCTCAGCTGAGCGTAGAACACGGCTGTGTTCCATATaatgttctttttcttgttgCTTCTCCTTCAGCGCTTTCactatttgttgtttgttgatatATTTCTTGCGGCAGACTTGATGAACCAGTTCCCCAGGTGATGTATGGATGTCATCCTCTCGAGATGTACTTGCTCGGTTGATGGTGTCACTCCCCTTTTCAGTAAGGGTGGACAGTGGCTGTACTTCTCCCTCTGCGGGCTCCTTACAGATGGCACATCTCAGAGGGTCACTCATTGTTGCACTCATGGTGCTAAAATCATTAGCAGAAGATGAATATTAACTTTTTACAGTACAATAACTAACACATAGCCACTAATAAACTTCATTAATTGGAAAAtatgggtaaaaaaaataccCATATTAGAATCAGTATGTTTCATAGAGTAAAGGCATGCCATTTTCATAATTTTGGGTAAGAATAATGATTTGTATGACATGTTGGTCCACACATGaatgatttcatgttttaaatatgtttattttttaacattactAGGATACTTGACTACCTAACAGATGGTAGATGTCATTACAAGCAAGCTAGAAATATCATAGTAAGCGCCTGTTTCTCCATGTTAAGCACATCATGCTACCCAATTATGTCAACAACACATCGACAACACATACGCTACAGGAATGTTAGCTCACTTAGTAAGCTAGCTAAGCTAGACATATCATAGTAAGAGTCTGTCTCTACATGTTACGCACATCAAGCTAAACGATTGTCAACAACACAAACTGTTGGCTAGCTACAGAAaggttagctagcttagttagctagctactgttagctaactATAAAGTAGGCTAATTTGATGGTTCATTATTatactgataataataacatactCTTTCATACAATAGTAATGAATGTGCAAATATGTTGTGGACATATATCAATTTGGTGACATCAACAATGTTCCGAAGTAAGAGAGATAATACTTACATGTATCTTGTTGTGAGCTCCGTGACACTACTGATATGTGGGCCTTAGTAACCATGGTTACCTGACAGTTACAGTTGATAAGAATCAAAGGTTCCAAAGAGATACCCACTTATGAAAGACAAAACAGTTTCTGGGTGATTGTGGACATTATTAAACCCTTTGTGTGGacatcagacaagaagacatgcATAAATCTATTTTTTAACATGGGCGGCAATGGGAAATTTTGGCATCCCCgatttcagtatttttcaatACTTTCCACCACTTGGATTCCTTAGGACTTTTGATATGTTATAAATGACATATTTATGAGACTAGAACAATTGAAAGAGTTTCTGTTGCAATTTGTGTGGGGCCATGTCGTATAATGCCTGTACTACATGGTTGTTAATTTAGTACCACCAAACTGTTATCAGCTGTTAGCATCATGCTGCAGACATGTGAGATGTGTAAAAGGAGAGTAAATGTGAGAGTTGATGGGAATAAAAcccacattttttaaagatattgtgacatttttgcatcaaaaatgacaaacaatat
This genomic window from Sparus aurata chromosome 13, fSpaAur1.1, whole genome shotgun sequence contains:
- the LOC115594152 gene encoding cytokine receptor common subunit gamma-like, encoding MPTRLLLLLCLTGLVFAKKPPDVDCYVVHMEYVHCSWNKQGTPEVNYTFHGWFGSAPWRECTTYLSENGTITGCNHLYQNINDRFGSFYTILKNGSDESKMKHELRYKVKLYPPTNLTVKLGSDSNLWFYWNQSHSGCVESEVRYRINNKTWNSDPVSTGIQYYCINLPSDSSLYEVQVRSKFGRDCAESQIWSEWSQPVAWGANNSTDKSKPKDSSMSAWTPVMYVLGALTLILMVMMLLHYERVRIRLMPVVLTPKFNQEWISGSDNPKPFYPDYTERVCPVRDYTLVSQSSSDSSDCSTSSVTTDQTDCSIPMPLDGSDLSTSCSSSTSTVSVSSEGPEKVSV